One window of the Candidatus Polarisedimenticolia bacterium genome contains the following:
- a CDS encoding arginine decarboxylase, pyruvoyl-dependent has translation MFVSKKMFLTKGVGRSKEKLTSFELALRDAGIAHFNIVRVSSIFPPGCKIIPKKEGLKYLRAGEVVFCVLSENATNEPHRLIAASTGIAIPSKPDRHGYLSEHHSYGETEDKAGDYA, from the coding sequence ATGTTCGTCTCCAAGAAAATGTTCCTGACCAAGGGGGTCGGCCGCTCGAAGGAGAAGCTCACCAGCTTCGAGCTGGCGCTGCGGGACGCCGGAATCGCACACTTCAACATCGTGCGCGTGTCGAGCATCTTCCCTCCCGGCTGCAAGATCATTCCGAAGAAGGAAGGCCTCAAGTACCTGCGGGCTGGAGAGGTGGTTTTCTGCGTCCTCTCGGAAAACGCCACCAACGAGCCGCACCGCCTCATCGCGGCTTCGACCGGGATCGCCATCCCCAGCAAGCCGGACCGCCACGGCTACCTTTCGGAGCACCATTCCTACGGAGAGACCGAGGACAAGGCGGGAGATTACGCG